The sequence below is a genomic window from Xiphophorus maculatus strain JP 163 A chromosome 18, X_maculatus-5.0-male, whole genome shotgun sequence.
TTATTGTGTTCTTTATCTTTATCTTTATCTTTATCTGGAaggaaatgtgttaaaaactaTAACTCTTAGTTTATGACGTCTTCAACGCCCCGACAATAAATCCATAGTTGGGGCTGTTGGCTCCaaagagcatcaataaatttgataaTATAATTGAATTTGATAATTGACAGCAGTGAcatgttggttttatttcctGATCATACTTTTAGTTGTACAATGTGTGATTTtagtttgctaaaaaaaaaaagatttccacATCCTTTATGGAGTCTAGAAGCGATCAGAAACAATCACTTGTAGAAAATTGCGGAAATATGGTGATGTTTATAACGCAGTTTTCATTGTGAAGCGATATGACAGCTTAATGTTTTTACCATGTAGTTTTAAATGAAGATGAACAACAGTCTCCTCTCTTACTCTCTCAATAAAAGGACTGGACTTTAATCTTCCAGATATAATCTCAGCCATATTCCGACACGAATAACATTTTGCCTTTCATAACTGTTGTATCGAGGGGGttagaaaatacagaattttaGTTTACAAGACTCTTCTGCTACACATCACATTATCAGTTATAGTGGAGGAATAAAGCACATatttgttctctttctctcccagAGCAACACAGCTTCACTCAACTCTTtactgtttatatatatatatatatatatatatctatatatatatatatatatatatatataaaataaaataaatggcacAATACATCCGAGCACTTTGTATTgtgccatttattttttctatcaGATGAGATGGTTGAAAGTGTGAAGAAAGACCTATTAACCTATTAACATTGAGATTCACATTTACTGAGAATTATAACAATAATCTTGCATAATGAGGTTTTTCGAACCGCAGCGGCTGTTGAAAGGCTTTGgtgattttaagaaaatgaaaccaTAATTTATAATTTCAGAACTTAATCAATCTTTATGGTGAATTGTATCCTTTACAATTCaactgaacaacaaaaaatatatttcttaatgGAGggaaattctaaaaaaaaaaaaaacaacaacaaaaaatggctgcattacactgaaaaaactgtGATCAGGGTTAAttaatatttactaaataaataagagcaaactatacataataaaaaagactGTGTGCAGTTTGGAATCTCACTGAGCTGAATTAAccaaatttgaatatttttttaattgcattttactctgtttttatttaaataaaatcagcagaaaaacaataagtagaatttatttattttcattggtaAAGTCAAAAGTGCAGAAAATTGATAAATTTTACTCATTTGGGAGGCCTTGATTTTTCCGCCCAAGGCATTTTCATCACAGGAACATCGAGTCTGCTTGGCATTTCATGGACTACCGTTTGCTTAAAGGTAAGACATGTTTTAATTGCTCTTAGTTAAACAATTCAAGTGTCTGTAGCAGTTAAGCATTGTCTTAGGTTACTGCAAATTACCAAACATGGCAACTTTACTGTACAGCAAGTCAATTAAGTTATAGTGTGAAGGATTCGAAGTCAGTCTACGTCGTCTTTGATTTGACTAAATGCATTGCAATGATTGAAAAAGTAGTCTCAATGTCACAATTTAATGTGACTAACGTCATACCGTTATATAGTGGCCGTAGAATACAAGCTactcttttatttaattgagtTTTTTGGCCTCAGCCCAAgctccccctcccccaccttaACAAGCTAGCTAGCATGTTTGGCACCATAATGGAGGAACAGACGTTGTTTTCAACGGTGAGAAGGCTAATCGTTTAAAGTTActgcatttagtttttacaattaaaatgtactccagtaacatttttactcaagtagcaTGTTAAAAGCAGATTTCTAATCAGTTTTTATAACGTTACACATTTCGGAAGCCGTTTTGCATAGTTACATTTTGAGACAAAGCGCgctgtttcttctttcttcttttaatttggCGTTATTTTCATCGAACGTCTGTTATTGTGTTTTGAGCACAATGGCTGGTGTTTTGCTAAACCCAAGTTCACCGGCTCTCACTGAGGCTCTCCATTAACGTTACGTTAGTTACATTCAGATGGCACAAACGGCTTCCtcgttttttcctgttttctcggAAAAACGTTATGCTTTCAAACTGTGGTTGCAGCTCACACTGACAGATAAACAGTTACAGTGAGATGCGTCTGTGAATGTTGGGTTGAAATCAGTACGTAGAGCTTCGTACTGACTCTGATCTGCcacagagagagtgagagaaatGTTTCCTTAGTCCGTTTTGGGCatctttgattttaatatttattgtttggCATTTGTTGATGTGCATATTACCTTAAaatctgtttcatatttttgtctaaCATCTTAAAACGATAGTTCATTTTTTGAAATGGGATTGGATGAGGTATTCATCCATAGTTGGTATATTATAGAGCTggatgattttgaaaaaaatacttaattgtGATGATCTTTTCAGTGACATTACAGTTGCAAAATGATTAGCAATTTCTGAgggaaatataattttgtatgattgttttcttattttcattgaaaaaattAAGATGATTATGGCGCGATTCTTGCAGGGATGTGtaagggatgttttttttaagccaatCACCCAGTATAGAGGACATCAAAGCCAGATGGCCCGCTCTATTTGAGACATCTCACGTGAGTTATAAGTGCATGCTAATCAGAAATATTCCTAGTCAATGTGAAGGATTGCATTTGTGATTCTGCATTTAGCTATTTGATACAAAATGTGTTACATTACTGTCATCTATTTTATAGATCAAATTTGATCCATCTTCttgcttttgaaaaatgtcGTAAGAACAGTATGtatgtttgtaatatttgaGGCTTTAAAACTGGTTTCATGATTTGTCTTTCAGATCCAGGATGAGTTTCACAGAATCACAATGGTGCATCTTGAATCAAAGTTCATGTCCAAACTGGATGAATATACTCCTCGACTTCTGAACCTCTTCCACTCCAAGGGCGGAAACATGGGGTTGAGATTGCAGGCTGTCCTACTCAAGGTATCATTCATTGAGCATTATGGTTGCtaatattttattctcaaaattttgtgtttaaacttCTGGAATATCATTGCTTAAATTTACTGGAGGTTAGCCTGTGATTCTCTTTATAAATGGAATATGAAATAATCGCATGAGAATTTGTTTCAGTAGTGTTTTATTACACTGGTCCCCAAGACGGCACAGGAAGGATCCTTGAGCTTATTAACAGTAATATAAACCAcctggtgtttatttttttcgttTCAGACTCCAAGCAATCCTGACATCAACATGACCAGAGATGTTATCATTCGATGTTTGATGCTGTACCTTGGGGAATCTACAGATCAACTCTTAAAAGAGTACGATGTAAGTTGAAGtagatgttaaaatataaagtagGTGATTTCTCTCATCTCTTTTACTTGGTATTTGTTGGAAAGTCCAATCACAAAATAGTCATAACTGTATTTCTCCCAGTGGTTCTTGGCAAGCTATATCATTGTCCTCTGttaagtttgtttaaatttttattttccattaaggAATTTTTAAGTGCTAGTGCAGAATGCTATCTCAATTTGATTTCACTAACTGGCATAATTTAAAACTTGTCagtaatttatgtaattttttttcctaagaaTGCTTCACCTTACcataacttgattttttttaagtctttgcaATTTGTCCCTAAAAGCGAGCTAAGAAATGATGGCCAAGACGCTGCTTTGTGaatacaaagacatttttacagaaagtcTGAGGCAATGCAGAATAAGATATTCATCAAGACAGTGCCAGGAAGAAATAATAGTGTAATggattgatttaatttcagaaacttcatttagaaatatttgtaactgTTCAGCTCATCATTGTATAATtgattatattataataatataatatattattatgattgatttatatttgtgtttttttttttcatttttaaattatgtgcattttttttttagtgttatCTCAGATTTGTCTAAAACACTGACATAAATAGAGTGCATTACAAGCAACGGCTGACAAACTCCAGATTTTCTTGTCCAAACAGTTGTAAGCAATTTGGGAAATGGAACCTTCTCCTTTGGCTGTACTGTCTGATATGCACAATGTTCTTGCTATTACAGGATGCTGATGAAGACAGTGTGTCACAGGACCTTGCTGTTCAAAGCCTGAAGATCTACAACGTCAAAGCTAACATGTCAGAGGATCCAGACATCGGTATCATGGTGGACGGCGTGAAAATTCTAACTGCTCTGGGTGACTTTCCAAGGGCTTGCTCCCTGCTTGTTGGGTTGGCGTATGCTGTGAATCTTGCTTATCCAAAGGAGCTCAGATACACGTTTGAAGTGTTTCAGAAACTTCTCCTCGGGCTGGATTGTTCAAAGCTCTCCCCAAAAGTGAACAGCCTCAGGAATAAACTACTGGCTTAAGAAAACGGACCCTTGCTAAACAAAAGGGAATAGACAAGTCACTGTGAAAACCAACACGCAAAACTTTGTGAAATGCTCTGTGAAGTTAGTTAAAATTAGGGTAATTTTCAGTTCAGTGGATTTCTGCATGTGTATTTTTTCTTGCAGTACATTACAGTTAACCACCCTTTCTAAGGACTGACCCCTTGTTCTCATATGTGGTAGTGCGGCCTGTTGTATGGCTTTGGATCTGTTCAGGTCTGTCACATGAACCCTTGTCCCTTTTATACAGCATAGAGCATCCACTATTGCCTTTTTGGAGAGTCCATGCAGGCTTCACCACTGAAGGGTGATGATCTGCAGACTGCAAAACTTTGTTGTGTTTCACTTGCACTTTatataatatgtttttgttcagttctgTCTTTCAACTTATTTTTCGAAAAGGAAAGTAAGTGTCACAGAGCCAAGGGCCCCAACACAGTGACAAGATGTAgcataaacatacaaaaaaagaaaatggaagttTTTATGCCTCAAAGGTCTCGCACATCTCTCACATCTTGTCATGTGTTTTCCCCAGGTAAGTTTTATGTGCATACTTGTTTTGTGCTCTGCATGCCTCTTAAACATAAAGTGAACTCTTATGTGATTGATAAATTGTTGAAGCAAGCTTAACTGGTCCAAGTTGGTTGTTGTTGATGTGATGGTTCTAAAAAATCATGTTAACTATACTTTGAGCAGAGTGGCACTATGTTTTTGACTTGATACTGATATATATTGCCCcttctctgttttattgttgtattttggAATTTTGCATTTGTTGGGTGCTGGATAAACACGTTTTATAAAGTTGCACaaataaatgctgctgctgttttatgcattgtaatttgttgttttttgatgcCACTCAAGTTTGGTCAGGATATTGGGTAAATTAGACACAGAAAAATTATGGCAACAAAGTGACATTCAATATTATTGAATAGATTTAAAGTCCtatgatacaaataaaaacttaaaatttatcaattattttagCTACAGATAAATAAGAACAACAGTGTTAATGTGTTGAATTAAGCAATAATGTGCTACAATATGAGTTGAtatcatttatattatttactaaatccaaataatttttatgcTGATGTTTAGTAAATCTAAATCAATTTCAcccatttaattaataaatataagttAATTTCAGCTGTTGCTTTTATTAAGatgtacttaatttttttaagttaagttAAGTTAACATATTcaatactttttaatcaaaattgtaTAACCTAAAATCTATTCAATTATATTATGTGTCACTTTGTTGCcacaatttttttaagtaaccATTGGTCAAATTTTTCTCAGTGTACTTTGTTGAAATACCTTTTCATACAATTTCAGCTTTCAGTCTTCTCGAgtattaaaatgaatgttttccaCCTGATAAAAGTTCAAGGAGGATTCTTATGATAGTTACTCATGcatcttttatttagaaaaaaatgcatggGTATCATGAGTCGAATGGATGTCATCAAGGTATCAGTCAGAAGAAGATTACTAAAAATGCAGCATTACTAAAATTGGACATTTGGATTGTCCAGAGTCGTACGTTTATACAAAACGAGGTGCTAATTCTAATTTTTGTTCAGTATTAATTGTGTTCCACACATGACAACAATCTTCTGTATTCTTTATATATCTGGAAGAAGGAGTTTGGCAAAAATAATGGTCCTTTCCTTCCAAAAACAACTTCTAGATTTTGCTAAATTCTCTCAAAACCTTACAGAAAATTTTTATGGTGTAATGAAATCAGACTGGGACTTCCAAATGGGAAGTTTGGCACCCCTCATCACCAAGTACCCACAGTAAAATGGTGGTGGCAGGAATATCTTCTGGGAATACTTTTCCTCTGATTCTAAACTTTTGTCACTTTAGATAACATCTTTAACAGCCTTTTAAATACTAgtcagttttaaaacaaaatctttatgCAATGCATGACTCAAATCATGCAACAACTTAATCTGAGACAAATTTAAGCCTTGGAAAGTTCCACGCTAGactccaggaaaaaaaaaaattgacagatAATCTGACAGATAACATGCTCTGAACGAAAAAAGTCCCAACAATCTGGCAAAtatagaaaaacctttgcaggtttaaaaagggtaaaaattagTTGGTTAGAAAATGGGATGCTGATAGAATCATACCAAAGAAGACTGAAGGCTGAAATTAGATCAAAATGTGCTCAGCAAGATATTAATTTAGCATTATGTAACCAGGTTATTGCAATTTTTGTGCTGTATGTTTCCCTCAACAGAGTTGATTCCTAAAGGATAGATGTCACAAATGATGTTAAACCAAGTTTTTAAGAGCTTATcaagatgtaatttttttgacacaaaaccCCAACATTGTAATCGGGGTGTGAACCGTTTTGAAAGCCACAATATTTGCCTCACAGGTGTTTGATTTGTAGCTACGACTATGGCAGACATCAGGTTGCTTTGTGGGAAATAATTTAATGCAAACAAGAAACGACTTATTCAGTAAACTTGACTTCTGCAACcattatgtttttctgcttattCTTTCATGACgttgtttgaaatgtttcatgttactatgcaacgttttttttttttttgtggcgcTGACTGCTAACACTGCAGGAGAAACTTGAATTTAATCACAGCAGGGAGGCCTAAATCCTGGAGAATTGGTCTCTCTCTGCCATCTTTTCCCTGtcatctctcctcctctctctctgcacctcctcctgctctctgtCGCCATCCTCCTCTTGCCTCCCCTCCTCAAGGAGAGCAGATCTGCTCTGCAACTCGCTGGGCTATTTTTGGTGCTTTGTGCTACTTGCTGTTTAAAGACACAGTTACAGTTGTTGGAGCACcaaaaaagaagagaaggagaGTCCTAAGTGAGTGTTTCTGGGTGTGTGCAGGTGTTGCAGGGCGCCTGTTCGATTGGAGTGACATGCGTGGAAATACGGGTGGAGTGTGAAAGATACTGACTAAAGGCCACTCAGACAGTGAGACAACAGAAGCCTCTGAAGGCTTAGTTGGTCTTAAACCCACACTTCTTCCCTCTTATTCATTTTCCTTCCTCCCTGCGCAGATTTAAAATTCAGAATCATACTTGCATTTGACGGCAGAGCCTTGGCAACAACTCCATATAGACGCCCTTCCATGGTGACATGGCTGCTGCCTTTTGAGTCACTGAGTCATACCACTGCTAGCCGCTGTCAGCTGCTGTAAAAACGCTATTCCTCCAAGTTAAAGTGTTGCCTGTGTGAAAATAGCTGCAGACGAAATGGAGGAATGTGTCAGGTGGAGAtctagggctgcaactaatgattgtTTTAGTcctaatcaattattctgaagATTAATCGGATCATAAatttggcacattctgcagatttttcatttacccacttaagccttttttattacatagtattagaaatgtattaaaagagTCAAATgagcaaataattaaattccctttttaaaaaataaaataaagtaaaattgttGTTGCctaaatgcaataacataggATTTCATTAGCCTATGCTTGATTATTTaccaaaggatgcatctgcagctacaAATACTGTCGATTCTGTTAATAaatggatagcaaaaggtgataagagatttctttttgagctgggtgaagctaaaactttgcCCCTTGAGttctgaacatatttacaaacagaaaaggttttactgctctgactgtgttgttctttagGCAAATGACCATTTTTTAGTCTGTATCCTCCAGTCAACGATTAATCAATCACCAAATTAATtcacgattatttcaataattgattaatcataattaattcGATTAACCTTTTCAACCCTATAGAGACCcaattgattgatttaaatgGGAGGAAATACAGTTTGAACCATAGCGTTCTGTCTGACACCCATAATGCATTTGTGATGCCCAGAAGGTGAAAGAATGGGAAGACGAGAGAGCCAATGAGTGAAGAGATTGACAGAATACCTGGGTGGAATAGATCAGGTTATGAAGAGTGAAACAAGCTTTTGGAGCCGTATGAGAGGAGAGCGATGGGAAAGAACAGGAGAAGGAGAGCGTGGGGGATAAACAGTGGGTACGTCTAAGTTTAGGGTTACACCTTGGCGCATTGTTTAGGTGTGCCGGTCTCAGGTGTCCCCTTGAAACCGCCAACGACTTGGCATCAGCGCAGCTACAGAGCAGCTCGAGGCCCCCCGAGCTTTTCCTCCGTCTCCCGTCAGCTGGCTCAGTAAACAGGCTGAAGGCGCCCGAAAGGATGAAAAATAATCACCAAAACGTGATGCGTTATCTAAATTCAACATGGCTTTAAAGCCTTGTTAAACACAACAAAGGATTCTTATTTTCAGCCCGGTCCAGATGCTTTCTTCTAAATTTATCCCATCTCACTCCACGTCCCACAGTCTGTTAATAGTTGTGTGTTTATGCAGAGTGCCGCCGATCGTTTGGCTCACGGCGGCAGCTGAGCGTCTGACTGTGTAACGGAGATAATTTGACTGCCGTGACTGCCTCGGAGTGATGTAACAGCATCTTTGTGTGCTGGCAGGTCATTGGCCCCTGAGTCATCCCTTACCTGTCGCTCCGATGCCGGAGCAGCCTCTGGTTTGTCAAAGCAGAGGGCTCCAGTCTGCTTAACTTGGCTCCAATTGACAACTAAAGTAAATAGAAAGGCTAGATAGAGTCACAGGATAGATAAAGTTCTATCCTATACAAGTAGATAGATGTCTACTTGTATAGAATAGAAAATAGATAATTTAGATAAATGTTAACAGCactaattttaagaaatatttgttaATTGTATCATCAAATGAGCAATAATAATACCTAAGTAAGTAAAAAAGCACTTTAGCAATGATTCAAATCTTGTTTTCACTCCGTAAAATGGCCAATTTTTGGGACCTGGGACAGATTAACTTAGAAAATCTGACAACTTGGTTAACAATGGTTATAAATGCTTTGTTCAgatgcaagccacacttttcagattcatctTCCACTTCACATATATGTTCTACAGTATGTGGTGTggttattagtaaaaaaaaagacctctGCAAATATGCTCTGAGGTTTGAGTTGCAACGTCACAGAATGTTTGACCAGTATTAACAGAGGTCAGTACTTTCTCCACACCTTTACAccctgttccaaattattatgcaagtgatgttttctcagattttcttaaatggtcaatgcaaatgatggtcagtataattttcaagtcatgaactattacagtataaatcaaattttactgaacaaagctctcAATGAGAACAGTagttgttcaaaaataaaaaactcaaaatgcaaaatgttccaaattattatgcacagcagattttctaaacattttatggattataaagaactgcaaacggtcattctttgaatgtgcagcattaagtggtcacatgtactaaaatcaaagctatttcaatcaaaaatatcttaacagactgagttacatgttaacataggaccttctttgatatcacctttgatatactttgctgaggtcattttcacaccttcagggactctgaaggttccgaccaatgattctctccacatgatttcagcccaaagcatgactccaccacctccttgctgacgtcacagccgtgttgggatgtggtggccgtccaccaccaatccactactgcatccatctggaccatccagggttgcacagcggtcatcagtgaacaagtctgtttgaaaattaatcttcatgtacagcTGGGCCCACTgagaccgtttctgcttgtgagctctggttaggggcccaatagcaggttcatgcaccacaagcctctggaggatcctccaccttgaggttccagaggcaccagcagcttcaaataactgtttgctgctttgtaagggcattttaacagctgctctcttaatccgatgaatttgtctaacaggaaccttcctcattttgcttttatctgtacaaacccatctttgttctgaatcagccacaaatctcttcacagtacgatgataacgcttcagtttttgttaaatatctaatgttttcataccttgtcatacggcactacactatctgatgattttcgtcagcagagatcctttctctttcccatattgcttgaaacctgtggcctgcttaataatgtggaacatccttcttaagtagatttcctttaattgagctcatgagacaaactaatcaaccagctctaattatagtgattcaaagagccctgacacacaatatcatctataaatttaatggcacaacaaaaaatgtaatctttatgacacttaaatccaatttgcataataatttggaacatgatGTATAGTGTTTAATTGGTGTCTAATGAAGAATCAGAGTTACTGCTAACCCAAACTCAAATGTAACACGGCGCCCAGCTGCTGGAATCAGCAGTTTACCGAAcagcagctttgttgtttttgtcctttgAGTCTGTGTACTTTTGTATCAAACTAAATGACGACTCGGGAGTATGTTCAGTGTCATGGAAATTTTTAACATCTGCAGTTTCACACGGACTGTTTGAGTTGTTCAAAGGCTCAACAGCAAACAGGTCTGCAGACCTTGAGTTGTTTCCCTGCCTTTAAATTGCAGATTTCCTCCGTATTTAGAACCAGTGAAGTTGTGGAAAAGCTTCACAATAAATTAACCCTTTATCACAACAATAGCAAAATCTTACACAGAATTATAGAAAAATCGAATCTTTTATTTGAAGTACATTTGTTTAGAAGGGGAAAATCCACATTAAGCAATAATTGTTTCAAAACCACTCTTGTTCAACCTTCAACAATTCcaataaagtaaatataactaaaagatttttaaaacatgtttaactgttatgtattcatttttatCACCAAGATTTCAGCTTCCCCCTGAGTCTAAATAAGACATGAGACAAATTGCCATTCCTCTTATCCACTCTTAAAAATGGGAAAGAGAAGTGAACATACCATTCAAGTGCCGgtaagtaaaatgtattttgatctTCACAGGTTCTGACATAATCTGTAAGAAAATAACCATATAAAgagttcaaacatttaaaacagctaGAACTGTGATAACAATTCTGGGTGAGAAGCAGTGTTTATTTTGCCACCATGCACAGTGAGGAGGATGGCAACGCAAAAAAACCAAGCCTCCAAAGCTCAGTGTTGGACAACTTCAGCAAATATTGGACCTTTTAAACACTATTTAGATTACAAcgtaaaatccacaaatacttgaaTCCCCCTCTAAAA
It includes:
- the LOC111611953 gene encoding uncharacterized protein LOC111611953, whose protein sequence is MFFLSQSPSIEDIKARWPALFETSHIQDEFHRITMVHLESKFMSKLDEYTPRLLNLFHSKGGNMGLRLQAVLLKTPSNPDINMTRDVIIRCLMLYLGESTDQLLKEYDDADEDSVSQDLAVQSLKIYNVKANMSEDPDIGIMVDGVKILTALGDFPRACSLLVGLAYAVNLAYPKELRYTFEVFQKLLLGLDCSKLSPKVNSLRNKLLA